In Oncorhynchus nerka isolate Pitt River linkage group LG21, Oner_Uvic_2.0, whole genome shotgun sequence, the genomic window ctataaggtttttctcctgtgtgtgttctttggtgtgatatcaggctggttgactgagtaaaactcttcccacattgaatacagctataaggtttatctcctgtgtgtgttctctggtgtgattttAAACATCCTGAAGTaccaaaactctttccacagtcagggcagctaaaaggtttctctcctgtgtgtgttctctgatgtttAGTCAGACTGCCAGCTTTAGTAAAACtattcccacattgatcacagctataaggtttatctcctgtgtgtgttctctggtgtgattttAAACATCCCGAAGTaccaaaactctttccacagtcagagcagctaaaaggtttctctcctgtgtggattctctgGTGAATTTTAATGCCTGATGCTGTggtgaatctcttcccacattgagcacagctataaggtttctcccctgtgtggattCTCTGGTGAATTTTAATGCCTGATGAGGTggtgaatctcttcccacattgagcacagctataaggtttctctcctgtatgGATTCTCTGATGTCTTTTGAGGTCTGCTGAGgaggtgaatctcttcccacagtcagagcagcggtGAGTTCTCTTCCCTGTGGGCCTCTGCTGGAGtttcttgaggtgttctgatctggaggaactcttctctgcctcgtcagcatcatgaggttgttgaggctccccagaggatccacgatagtcctgtctctctcctgtgtgaacaaaaaAGTCAGACAAAtggttaaaggcccacaacagcgGAAATCCACTAGAAAAAGGTGATGCCCAGAGCATAACCATGATT contains:
- the LOC135563537 gene encoding zinc finger protein 501-like, with protein sequence MSSLSYSPVKEEVVCWTEKEALVKEEEEEKDVTIQKHVEGEAVTVKEEEKDVSVKEEEDAFRVKEEDNVTVKEEEAEKEEDAVFGVKEVVGYLFNTRERQDYRGSSGEPQQPHDADEAEKSSSRSEHLKKLQQRPTGKRTHRCSDCGKRFTSSADLKRHQRIHTGEKPYSCAQCGKRFTTSSGIKIHQRIHTGEKPYSCAQCGKRFTTASGIKIHQRIHTGEKPFSCSDCGKSFGTSGCLKSHQRTHTGDKPYSCDQCGNSFTKAGSLTKHQRTHTGEKPFSCPDCGKSFGTSGCLKSHQRTHTGDKPYSCIQCGKSFTQSTSLISHQRTHTGEKPYSCTQCGKSFTQSGGLKSHKRTHTEETAYGCTQCGKNFVSIGYLKRHQRTHTGDKYFCCDQCGKNFGTSGYLKIHQRTHRRETL